Genomic window (Planctomycetia bacterium):
AATGGACATAGCGCCCCAGCATATGTCGTTATTGATTCGATTGCTCCGCCCGTCGGTTAATCTAATGGCGTCGCAGCCAGCAAAACAAAACGCGGAACCGCAGCCATCGCCACAGTTCCGCGTTCCGAATTCCAACTACCCATGCACAGTTGTGGCACGGTCTTCGTTGTTGTGGCACGGAAACTGGTTGTGGCACGGAAACTGGTTGTGGCACGGTCTCCCGACCGTGCCACCGCCCCGACCGAAGGTCTCCCATCCAGCGCGACGCCACATCCGCCGTGGCACGGTCCGGAGACCGTGCCACAACAACCTATTGCCCTCAACGCCCTCCCCTACGCCCCCACCTCATACGGCGAACGCTGCGTCCGCGACAACATCGAATTCGCCTCGTCGTCGCCGACAAATTGCTCCTTCGCCGCGTCCCAAGTCAACTTGCGTTGCAGCCGCGCCGAGATATTTGCCAAATGGCAGGCGCTCACCGAGCGGTGCTGGCTCACCACGTCCGACATCGGCTTTGAGCGATCCGCCACGGCGTTGAAGAAATCCGCCATGTGATCGCCGACCTTGCGGCCGCGGTACACCTCGTCGGCCAAAACCTTCTGCACCTTGTCGCGCACGGCCTGGTCGTTGTCCTGATCCTCGATCGGCTTGCCCGTGATCCGGCCGCGGTTCACATACATCCGGCCTTCCTCCCCCTCGAACAACACCCCCTCGTCTCCCGTCTCCGTCGTCATGAACACTTCCACGTCGCCGGGATACAGATAGGTGCAACGCATCTGCTTCGGCGTGTTGTAGCCGCCAGGAATGTTCGGCATCTTGGTCGCCGTCGAGTCGATCGTCATCGGGCCGGACTCCGACACATCCATGCCCCATTGGGCGATGTCCATATGATGCGCCCCCCAGTCGGTCGCGATGCCGCCCGAGTACTCGTACCACCAGCGAAACTGGAAGTGACAACGCTGCTGACAGTAATCGGCCACCGGCGCCTGACCGAGCCACATGTCCCAATCGAGCCCGTCCGGCACCGGCTGCTTCTCGAACGGCCCGCCCTCATCCGTCGACAGCGGCAGCCCGACGGTCACTTT
Coding sequences:
- a CDS encoding Gfo/Idh/MocA family oxidoreductase, which produces DHWHTRICIAALRAGKDVYCEKPLTLTIAEGQQLVKVVQETGRVLQVGTQQRNQTDLFGRAVATIRAGQLGKLKKVTVGLPLSTDEGGPFEKQPVPDGLDWDMWLGQAPVADYCQQRCHFQFRWWYEYSGGIATDWGAHHMDIAQWGMDVSESGPMTIDSTATKMPNIPGGYNTPKQMRCTYLYPGDVEVFMTTETGDEGVLFEGEEGRMYVNRGRITGKPIEDQDNDQAVRDKVQKVLADEVYRGRKVGDHMADFFNAVADRSKPMSDVVSQHRSVSACHLANISARLQRKLTWDAAKEQFVGDDEANSMLSRTQRSPYEVGA